The Geodermatophilaceae bacterium NBWT11 genome has a segment encoding these proteins:
- a CDS encoding ParB/RepB/Spo0J family partition protein — MSKRGGLGRGLAALIPTSAPAPTATPAARAAEAVEAAAERAAHGQPDSDVQVAPLAPVPDLPDAGVVGVPGAYLREIAVDDVVPNPKQPRLVFDDEALEELAHSVKEFGLLQPIVVRERAEGGYELIMGERRLRAARFAELGTVPAIVRDTSDDAMLRDALLENIHRVQLNPLEEAAAYQQLLEEFGATHEELASKIGRSRSQVTNTIRLMKLPVKVQTRVAAGVLSAGHARALLGLPTPEAMDALATRIVAEGMSVRATEEAVAMAVAAAPEATRKRRSITAPGVEELAGRLSDVFETKVKIQIGRSKGRVVVEFGSVDDLQRIIGMMAPDITGRSSQTG, encoded by the coding sequence ATGAGCAAGCGCGGCGGACTCGGCCGGGGCCTGGCGGCCCTCATCCCCACCAGTGCACCGGCCCCCACGGCCACCCCGGCCGCCCGGGCCGCCGAGGCCGTCGAGGCGGCGGCCGAGCGGGCCGCCCACGGTCAGCCGGACAGCGACGTGCAGGTGGCGCCGTTGGCGCCGGTGCCGGACCTGCCCGACGCCGGTGTGGTGGGTGTGCCCGGCGCGTACCTGCGGGAGATCGCCGTCGACGACGTCGTCCCCAACCCCAAGCAGCCCCGGCTGGTCTTCGACGACGAGGCGCTGGAGGAGCTCGCCCACTCGGTCAAGGAGTTCGGTCTCCTGCAGCCGATCGTCGTCCGGGAGCGGGCCGAGGGCGGCTACGAGCTGATCATGGGCGAGCGCCGACTGCGCGCGGCCCGGTTCGCCGAGCTGGGGACGGTGCCGGCGATCGTCCGGGACACCTCCGACGACGCGATGCTGCGCGATGCCCTGCTGGAGAACATCCACCGGGTGCAGCTCAACCCGCTGGAGGAGGCGGCCGCCTACCAGCAGCTGCTCGAGGAGTTCGGTGCCACCCACGAGGAGCTGGCCAGCAAGATCGGTCGCAGCCGCTCGCAGGTCACCAACACCATCCGGTTGATGAAGCTGCCGGTGAAGGTGCAGACCCGGGTGGCCGCCGGGGTGCTGTCGGCCGGGCACGCCCGGGCCCTGCTGGGGCTCCCCACCCCCGAGGCCATGGACGCCCTGGCCACCCGGATCGTCGCCGAGGGCATGAGCGTGCGGGCCACCGAGGAGGCCGTGGCGATGGCGGTCGCGGCGGCGCCGGAGGCCACCCGCAAGCGCCGGTCGATCACCGCCCCCGGGGTCGAGGAGCTGGCCGGTCGGCTGTCCGACGTCTTCGAGACCAAGGTCAAGATCCAGATCGGCCGGTCGAAGGGCCGGGTGGTGGTCGAGTTCGGCTCGGTCGACGACCTGCAGCGCATCATCGGCATGATGGCCCCCGACATCACCGGTCGGAGCTCCCAGACCGGCTGA
- a CDS encoding ParA family protein: MTDPGERLRSSLAADQQPVAEFDSPIAMEAMRATRVLHAGEQDPFPAPGRIRVITIANQKGGVGKTTSTVNLGVALSLFGLRVLVIDLDPQGNTSTALGVDHSVGTPSIYDTLVGDSSLAEVTHPTTASPNLVCIPATIDLAGAEIELVSVVAREHRLRRAIESHLHALPAEERPHYVLIDCPPSLGLLTLNALVAGDEVLIPIQCEYYALEGLGQLLSNIELVRAHLNPTIAVSTILLTMYDGRTKLADQVADEVRNHFGELVLGSVIPRNVRVSEAPGYGQSVLTYDPGSRGSTSYVEAARELAQRGVALQPLVPVAPAPAVAAAPPAAPPLNALVLGHSGTGTRSRSQESS, encoded by the coding sequence ATGACCGATCCGGGCGAACGGCTGCGCAGCAGTCTGGCCGCCGACCAGCAGCCGGTCGCCGAGTTCGACAGCCCCATCGCGATGGAGGCCATGCGGGCGACCCGGGTGCTGCACGCCGGTGAGCAGGACCCGTTCCCGGCTCCGGGCCGGATCCGGGTGATCACGATCGCCAACCAGAAGGGCGGGGTCGGGAAGACCACGTCCACCGTGAACCTCGGCGTGGCCCTCTCGCTGTTCGGTCTCCGGGTGCTGGTGATCGACCTCGACCCCCAGGGGAACACCAGCACGGCCCTCGGTGTGGACCACTCGGTGGGCACGCCGTCGATCTACGACACCCTGGTCGGGGACTCCTCCCTCGCCGAGGTCACCCACCCGACCACGGCCTCGCCGAACCTGGTCTGCATCCCGGCGACCATCGACCTGGCCGGTGCCGAGATCGAGCTGGTCAGCGTCGTGGCCCGCGAGCACCGCCTGCGCCGGGCCATCGAGTCGCACCTGCACGCGCTGCCGGCCGAGGAGCGCCCGCACTACGTGCTCATCGACTGCCCGCCCTCGCTCGGGCTGCTGACGCTGAACGCGCTGGTCGCCGGGGACGAGGTGCTCATCCCGATCCAGTGCGAGTACTACGCGCTGGAGGGCCTGGGCCAGCTGCTCAGCAACATCGAGCTGGTCCGGGCGCACCTGAACCCGACCATCGCGGTGAGCACCATCCTGCTGACCATGTACGACGGGCGCACCAAGCTCGCCGACCAGGTCGCCGACGAGGTGCGCAACCACTTCGGTGAGCTGGTGCTCGGCTCGGTCATCCCGCGCAACGTGCGGGTGTCCGAGGCGCCGGGCTACGGGCAGTCCGTGCTGACCTACGACCCCGGTTCCCGCGGGTCGACCAGCTACGTGGAGGCCGCCCGCGAGCTCGCCCAGCGTGGCGTCGCTCTGCAGCCCCTGGTGCCCGTGGCTCCGGCACCCGCCGTCGCGGCCGCTCCCCCGGCGGCGCCGCCCCTGAACGCCCTCGTCCTCGGTCACTCCGGGACGGGCACCCGATCTCGTTCCCAGGAGAGCTCATGA